A window of Candidatus Zymogenus saltonus contains these coding sequences:
- the rpsI gene encoding 30S ribosomal protein S9, whose amino-acid sequence MAQSPQYYATGKRKSSIARVYLRPGKGDIVINKKVLDDYFHRETSKMIIHQPLELTNTLGKFDIFVNVSGGGHSGQAGAIKHGISKALLNYDAELRSVLKKAGFITRDSRVKERKKYGQRGARARFQFSKR is encoded by the coding sequence ATGGCCCAATCACCGCAATATTACGCAACCGGAAAGAGGAAAAGCTCCATCGCCAGGGTCTACCTGAGACCGGGCAAGGGGGATATAGTTATAAACAAAAAGGTGCTTGACGACTATTTCCACAGGGAAACCTCAAAGATGATAATTCATCAGCCCCTGGAGCTGACAAACACCCTGGGCAAATTCGATATCTTCGTCAACGTCTCGGGCGGCGGCCACTCCGGCCAGGCCGGGGCCATCAAGCACGGTATTTCCAAGGCCCTCCTGAACTACGACGCGGAGCTGCGCTCCGTGCTGAAAAAGGCCGGATTCATCACCAGAGACTCCAGGGTCAAGGAGAGGAAAAAGTACGGCCAGAGGGGGGCGAGGGCCAGGTTCCAGTTCTCCAAGAGGTAA
- the rplM gene encoding 50S ribosomal protein L13, translating into MKTVSAKSGDFTQDWFLVDANEKILGRLASEVASVLRGKKKPIFTPHVDTGDFVVVVNAEKIRLTGNKLKDKKYYSHTGYPGGIKEITAEKLLAKKPEELVIKAVRGMLPKNRLGRKMIKKLKVYAGPEHPHHAQSPKTLNLK; encoded by the coding sequence ATGAAAACAGTTAGCGCAAAAAGCGGGGATTTCACACAGGATTGGTTCTTGGTCGACGCCAACGAGAAGATCCTCGGTAGGCTCGCCTCGGAAGTTGCGTCGGTCCTGAGGGGGAAAAAGAAACCTATCTTCACACCCCACGTGGATACGGGCGACTTCGTTGTTGTCGTCAACGCAGAAAAGATCAGGCTTACCGGCAACAAGCTGAAGGACAAAAAGTATTACAGTCACACCGGTTACCCAGGGGGAATAAAGGAGATTACCGCGGAAAAGCTTCTCGCCAAAAAGCCGGAAGAGCTGGTGATAAAGGCGGTTCGCGGGATGCTCCCGAAAAACAGGCTCGGAAGAAAGATGATCAAAAAGCTCAAAGTGTACGCGGGTCCGGAACATCCTCACCATGCCCAGAGTCCGAAAACCTTAAACCTGAAATAA
- a CDS encoding metallophosphoesterase, producing the protein MAGREGFTIFHLSDIHYDGKNVEIFKLALEHLVEFSPQYVFVTGDVVEDPKEDITVPAEMIREALKAVEEKSGISPVFRIVPGNHDLFFMGSYGRKKNGKFFRVFTEEEMGHYFSPEHLLSVFTFDSNQIYEPRGNLWRKFVQIMRPMTHGLIIERDLDEFSDWSRGLKKSENQDLYLKSFKIALVHHHPMPTSYNFLPKLADEGFMMLENAGVVMYRLIQEEFDLILHGHRHVPQFCRAVYFDEDDIEREIAVLGCGSTSKKTDDKIRAVGHNFNVIKVDDNGSVIATQYIKRGTGTFIPGDKVIKIDMKKDEGVKGKKGGGSKKR; encoded by the coding sequence ATGGCCGGTCGGGAGGGATTCACGATTTTTCACCTGTCGGACATTCACTACGACGGAAAGAACGTGGAGATTTTCAAGCTCGCCCTGGAGCATCTTGTGGAGTTCAGCCCCCAGTACGTCTTTGTCACCGGTGATGTCGTGGAGGACCCAAAGGAAGACATAACGGTGCCCGCCGAGATGATCAGAGAGGCGCTGAAGGCGGTGGAGGAGAAGAGCGGCATCTCCCCTGTATTCAGGATAGTCCCCGGAAACCACGATCTCTTCTTTATGGGCTCCTACGGAAGAAAAAAGAACGGGAAGTTTTTCAGGGTATTTACCGAGGAGGAGATGGGGCACTACTTCTCCCCGGAACACCTGTTGAGCGTCTTCACCTTCGACTCGAACCAGATCTACGAGCCGAGGGGTAATCTATGGAGAAAGTTCGTGCAGATTATGCGCCCCATGACCCACGGACTCATAATCGAGAGGGACCTGGACGAGTTCTCCGATTGGTCCAGGGGACTTAAGAAATCGGAGAATCAGGATCTGTATCTGAAGTCGTTCAAGATCGCCCTTGTCCATCACCACCCGATGCCGACCTCCTACAACTTTTTGCCCAAGCTCGCCGACGAGGGTTTCATGATGCTCGAAAACGCCGGCGTGGTCATGTACCGTCTCATACAGGAGGAGTTCGACCTGATCCTCCACGGGCACCGCCACGTGCCGCAGTTCTGCCGGGCAGTATACTTCGACGAGGACGACATAGAGCGGGAGATCGCCGTCCTGGGGTGCGGCTCCACCTCGAAGAAAACCGACGACAAGATCAGGGCGGTTGGGCACAACTTCAACGTGATAAAGGTCGACGACAACGGCTCCGTCATCGCAACCCAATATATAAAACGGGGAACGGGCACCTTTATCCCTGGAGACAAGGTAATCAAGATAGACATGAAGAAGGATGAAGGAGTAAAGGGGAAGAAAGGAGGCGGCTCCAAGAAGAGGTGA
- a CDS encoding methyltransferase domain-containing protein gives MKEERGRKARPVRKSAADIFDKAAPFYFIIDLLSASFIREAVRRLPEHLDITRDTKMIEVCCGTGLLSRYLSGLSDHVVGVDISPKMIAKAKRGAKTLPIDFKVMDASALDFPDCSFNLVAISRGLHAMPGDLRDKVVAEVHRVTKSHALFIEPIDRPKNRIFRAVYNVAERLEGGFENYLEFVGMNFCEYLKHRGFLPEPILKKDTAAAYLCRKI, from the coding sequence GTGAAAGAAGAGAGAGGAAGGAAGGCCCGACCAGTTAGAAAATCCGCCGCCGATATCTTCGACAAGGCCGCCCCCTTCTATTTCATTATCGACCTCTTATCCGCCTCTTTCATCAGGGAGGCGGTCAGGAGGCTTCCAGAGCATCTCGATATAACGAGGGATACTAAGATGATCGAGGTGTGCTGCGGGACCGGGCTTCTGTCGAGGTATCTTTCCGGGCTGAGCGACCACGTTGTCGGCGTCGACATCTCCCCCAAGATGATAGCCAAGGCGAAAAGGGGCGCAAAAACGCTTCCGATCGATTTCAAGGTCATGGACGCATCGGCCCTCGATTTTCCCGACTGTTCGTTTAACCTCGTCGCCATATCGAGGGGGCTCCACGCCATGCCGGGCGACCTGAGGGACAAAGTCGTGGCCGAGGTGCATCGGGTTACAAAATCCCACGCCCTTTTCATCGAGCCGATTGACCGCCCCAAAAACAGGATATTCAGGGCCGTCTACAACGTTGCTGAGAGACTGGAGGGAGGATTTGAAAACTACCTCGAGTTCGTCGGGATGAACTTCTGTGAGTATCTCAAACATCGCGGCTTTTTACCGGAGCCGATTCTAAAAAAGGACACGGCCGCGGCCTATTTATGCAGAAAGATATAG